In Apis cerana isolate GH-2021 linkage group LG5, AcerK_1.0, whole genome shotgun sequence, a single genomic region encodes these proteins:
- the LOC107994471 gene encoding putative mediator of RNA polymerase II transcription subunit 24 isoform X2 translates to MKIMNKNKKSSKKCNVQQRNSTTNNIQEVSLKKNMKDDLGNDSSHSYESHVSGHSTPIRKKEYVIDIEDSPELNYRCSPISMPCTQDGGNEIAWDWQTPVNKNSYDKSKSSNKLIETPKRTKQLQKKRNSNSPLLQKPLKRKQVKMENIENIGKLTAELKALSEKMQSIQKNYDNDIIEKENDTKCEISSKLMIELDSDNSDEIMVINNDKSKMNSIVINSNNKNFTNYEDLFDDSIDDSMVKCSQEIEEKLNLCKNKKNDIMELSIVSEIKELSSTSEKSYYLTTSNTSTEYSKNSSTNTSGHLKTYSNKSNRTNSSSNISISNLKFNNNNNINISHENQTLKKKHMSDFPDDSFDDCLATCMEDDKLESKLSEYDFSPSNSSHNTSLSKRIPKLVISNAITNKKISNNFLSTSGIKENINNKSKLITDDLVEEVETITDIETLRNSFPSKNSLENRKFFRTKSLSDQCFYQCKYANTNNKTINVLKSNAVTQSHERNKRIPICTMYTRRNRKKTIGSKDET, encoded by the exons atgaaaattatgaataaaaataaaaaatcatcaaagaaATGTAATGTACAACAAAGAAATAGTAcaacaaataatatacaagaag tttcacttaaaaaaaatatgaaagatgaTTTGGGAAATGATTCTTCTCATTCCTATGAGTCACATGTTTCTGGTCATAGTACACCAATTCGAAAGAAGGAATATGTTATTGATATAGAAGATTCTcctgaattaaattatcgttgTAGTCCAATTTCAATGCCTTGTACTCAAGATGGAGGCAATGAAATTGCCTGGGATTGGCAAACtcctgttaataaaaattcctatGATAAATCTAAATCATCAAATAAACTTATTGAAACTCCAAAAAGAACCAAACAGTTGCAAAAGAAGCGAAATTCTAATTCTCCATTATTGCAAAAACCACTTAAAAGGAAACAagtgaaaatggaaaatatagaaaatattggaaaactgACAGCTGAATTAAAAGCTTTAAGTGAAAAGATGCAAagcatacaaaaaaattatgataatgatattattgagAAAGAGAATGATACAAAATGTGAAATTAGTAGTAAGTTGATGATAGAATTGGATAGTGATAATAGTGATGAAATAAtggttattaataatgataaatcaaaaatgaattctattgttattaatagtaataataagaaCTTTACTAATTATGAAGATTTATTTGATGATTCAATTGATGATTCAATGGTAAAATGTAGtcaagaaattgaagaaaaattgaatttatgtaaaaataaaaaaaatgatataatggaATTATCTATAGTAAGtgagataaaagaattatcttCTACATCTGAAAAgtcttattatttaactacATCTAATACTTCTActgaatattctaaaaattcttcaactAATACAAGTGgtcatttaaaaacatattcgAATAAGTCGAATAGAACAAATTCtagttcaaatatttcaatatcaaatttaaaatttaacaataacaataatataaatatatcacatgAAAatcaaacattgaaaaaaaaacatatgtcAGATTTTCCAGATGATTCTTTTGATGATTGTTTGGCAACCTGTATGGAAGATGATAAATTAGAATCTAAATTGTCAGAATATGATTTTAGCCCATCAAATTCAAGTCATAATACAAGTCTTTCCAAAAGAATACCCAAACTTGTTATTTCTAATGcaataactaataaaaaaatatcaaataattttctttcaacatcaggtataaaagaaaatatcaataataaaagtaagcTTATTACAGATGATTTAGTAGAAGAAGTTGAAACTATAACAGATATAGAAACATTACGAAATTCTTTTCCTAGTAAAAATTCCTTAGAAAACAGGAAATTCTTTAGAACAAAAAGTTTATCAGATCAATGTTTTTATCAATGTAAATATGCTAATACaaataacaaaacaataaatgtattaaaatcaaatgcaGTTACTCAATCA catgaaagaaataaaagaatcccAATCTGTACGATGTACACcagaagaaatagaaagaaaacgatTGGAAGCAAAGATGAAACTTGA
- the LOC107994470 gene encoding VID27-like protein isoform X1 produces the protein MKLELYNDIVTTIRKFRGLSKDCRDILKEKYNDIPVYTLYSILSLEVQHKMKVNHSKLFGNNKNYYDTYMEAVQNGEPVGILLKMAKDIGAPPALLARNVLEKHCGKDEFNVSRNEVSKLFKDTTLIQDKDLAYEVYLCILYDNLYGPISDAVGTSVGQEYELKLQNYLTERNLAFRNEEHLRSRGYDKTPDFKLEHPDIFNNKMANTYKTTSNSKLQEQSMETAIKSQLVIKIKKEEEEEEEEEEEEEEEEEEEEEEEEEEEEEEEEEEEEAEEEEVWISEKELYMEDNSDEEKFKTQSQSRSKFDDNQSLSLVKSNIEEQNHSFILTENEAKLKNSTHIPENNINEDQFALKTVEKCNKISFINFTRSPSIESLQTNHSTSKSSLNSNTKDFYDFSIVEDQIEKMKISWKAKKGSN, from the exons atgaaacttgaattatataatgatatagtaacaacaattcgaaaatttcgaggtTTATCAAAAGATTgtagagatattttaaaagaaaaatataatga catTCCAGTATATACATTGTATAGTATATTATCTTTAGAAGTACAACATAAGATGAAAGTCAATCATAGCAAATTAtttggtaataataaaaattattatgatac ttatatgGAAGCTGTACAAAATGGAGAACCTgttggaattttattgaaaatggcGAAAGATATTGGTGCACCTCCTGCACTGTTAGCTAGAAATGTTCTTGAAAAACATTGTGGAAAAGATGAATTTAatg tctCTAGGAACGAAGTTAGCAAATTATTTAAGGATACTACTCTTATACAGGACAAAGATCTTGCATATGAAGTCTATttg tgtatattatatgataatttgtaTGGACCTATATCAGATGCTGTTGGAAC TTCTGTAGGTCAGGAATATGAATTAAAGTTACAAAACTACTTGACAGAACGAAATCTTGCATTTCGTAATGAGGAACACTTGAGATCAAGAGGATATGACAAAACTCCAGATTTTAAACTTGAG catcctgatatatttaataataagatggCCAATACATACAAAACAACGAGCAATTCAAAATTGCAAGAACAGTCTATGGAAACTGCGATAAAATCTCAActtgttattaaaatcaaaaaggag gaggaggaagaagaagaagaagaagaagaagaagaagaagaagaagaagaagaagaagaagaagaagaagaagaagaagaagaagaagaagaagaagaagaagaagcagaagaagaagaagtatgGATATCAGAAAAAGAATTGTACATGGAAGATAACAgtgatgaagaaaaattcaaaacgcAATCACAATCGCGTAGTAAATTCGATGATAATCAATCATTGTCTTTggttaaatctaatattgaaGAACaaaatcattcatttattttaactgaaaatgaagcaaaactaaaaaattctaCACATATTCctgaaaataacattaatgaaGATCAGTTTGCATTGAAAACtgttgaaaaatgtaataaaatatcatttataaatttcactcgATCACCGTCAATAGAATCTCTACAAACCAATCACTCTACATCCAAATCATCTCTGAATTCAAATACAAaggatttttatgatttttcaattgtggaagatcaaatagaaaaaatgaaaatttcatggaAAGCAAAAAAag GAAGCAATTGA
- the LOC107994470 gene encoding DNA ligase 1 isoform X2 has product MKLELYNDIVTTIRKFRGLSKDCRDILKEKYNDIPVYTLYSILSLEVQHKMKVNHSKLFGNNKNYYDTYMEAVQNGEPVGILLKMAKDIGAPPALLARNVLEKHCGKDEFNVSRNEVSKLFKDTTLIQDKDLAYEVYLCILYDNLYGPISDAVGTSVGQEYELKLQNYLTERNLAFRNEEHLRSRGYDKTPDFKLEHPDIFNNKMANTYKTTSNSKLQEQSMETAIKSQLVIKIKKEEEEEEEEEEEEEEEEEEEEEEEEEEEEEEEEEEEEAEEEEVWISEKELYMEDNSDEEKFKTQSQSRSKFDDNQSLSLVKSNIEEQNHSFILTENEAKLKNSTHIPENNINEDQFALKTVEKCNKISFINFTRSPSIESLQTNHSTSKSSLNSNTKDFYDFSIVEDQIEKMKISWKAKKEFQYNEELLENEWKHDINILNDTEDENIQKEILEVENLDNLIHIMNDKIKVKFLYMMRK; this is encoded by the exons atgaaacttgaattatataatgatatagtaacaacaattcgaaaatttcgaggtTTATCAAAAGATTgtagagatattttaaaagaaaaatataatga catTCCAGTATATACATTGTATAGTATATTATCTTTAGAAGTACAACATAAGATGAAAGTCAATCATAGCAAATTAtttggtaataataaaaattattatgatac ttatatgGAAGCTGTACAAAATGGAGAACCTgttggaattttattgaaaatggcGAAAGATATTGGTGCACCTCCTGCACTGTTAGCTAGAAATGTTCTTGAAAAACATTGTGGAAAAGATGAATTTAatg tctCTAGGAACGAAGTTAGCAAATTATTTAAGGATACTACTCTTATACAGGACAAAGATCTTGCATATGAAGTCTATttg tgtatattatatgataatttgtaTGGACCTATATCAGATGCTGTTGGAAC TTCTGTAGGTCAGGAATATGAATTAAAGTTACAAAACTACTTGACAGAACGAAATCTTGCATTTCGTAATGAGGAACACTTGAGATCAAGAGGATATGACAAAACTCCAGATTTTAAACTTGAG catcctgatatatttaataataagatggCCAATACATACAAAACAACGAGCAATTCAAAATTGCAAGAACAGTCTATGGAAACTGCGATAAAATCTCAActtgttattaaaatcaaaaaggag gaggaggaagaagaagaagaagaagaagaagaagaagaagaagaagaagaagaagaagaagaagaagaagaagaagaagaagaagaagaagaagaagaagaagaagcagaagaagaagaagtatgGATATCAGAAAAAGAATTGTACATGGAAGATAACAgtgatgaagaaaaattcaaaacgcAATCACAATCGCGTAGTAAATTCGATGATAATCAATCATTGTCTTTggttaaatctaatattgaaGAACaaaatcattcatttattttaactgaaaatgaagcaaaactaaaaaattctaCACATATTCctgaaaataacattaatgaaGATCAGTTTGCATTGAAAACtgttgaaaaatgtaataaaatatcatttataaatttcactcgATCACCGTCAATAGAATCTCTACAAACCAATCACTCTACATCCAAATCATCTCTGAATTCAAATACAAaggatttttatgatttttcaattgtggaagatcaaatagaaaaaatgaaaatttcatggaAAGCAAAAAAag aatttcaatataatgagGAATTGCTTGAAAATGAATGGAAACatgacattaatattttaaatgatacagAAGATGagaatatacaaaaagaaattttagaagtGGAAAATCTTGATaatcttatacatataatgaatgataaaataaaagtaaagttTTTGTATATgatgagaaaataa
- the LOC107994471 gene encoding AP2/ERF domain-containing protein PFD0985w isoform X1: MKIMNKNKKSSKKCNVQQRNSTTNNIQEVSLKKNMKDDLGNDSSHSYESHVSGHSTPIRKKEYVIDIEDSPELNYRCSPISMPCTQDGGNEIAWDWQTPVNKNSYDKSKSSNKLIETPKRTKQLQKKRNSNSPLLQKPLKRKQVKMENIENIGKLTAELKALSEKMQSIQKNYDNDIIEKENDTKCEISSKLMIELDSDNSDEIMVINNDKSKMNSIVINSNNKNFTNYEDLFDDSIDDSMVKCSQEIEEKLNLCKNKKNDIMELSIVSEIKELSSTSEKSYYLTTSNTSTEYSKNSSTNTSGHLKTYSNKSNRTNSSSNISISNLKFNNNNNINISHENQTLKKKHMSDFPDDSFDDCLATCMEDDKLESKLSEYDFSPSNSSHNTSLSKRIPKLVISNAITNKKISNNFLSTSGIKENINNKSKLITDDLVEEVETITDIETLRNSFPSKNSLENRKFFRTKSLSDQCFYQCKYANTNNKTINVLKSNAVTQSVSTKFSIVKNQNSFKNNNFLQINGMENTHRFNKLDKKETDNHIVKYNSTNNLLSMKEIKESQSVRCTPEEIERKRLEAKMKLEAKRKLQQKNIKSSGNLLERRSPGKKYVKR; the protein is encoded by the exons atgaaaattatgaataaaaataaaaaatcatcaaagaaATGTAATGTACAACAAAGAAATAGTAcaacaaataatatacaagaag tttcacttaaaaaaaatatgaaagatgaTTTGGGAAATGATTCTTCTCATTCCTATGAGTCACATGTTTCTGGTCATAGTACACCAATTCGAAAGAAGGAATATGTTATTGATATAGAAGATTCTcctgaattaaattatcgttgTAGTCCAATTTCAATGCCTTGTACTCAAGATGGAGGCAATGAAATTGCCTGGGATTGGCAAACtcctgttaataaaaattcctatGATAAATCTAAATCATCAAATAAACTTATTGAAACTCCAAAAAGAACCAAACAGTTGCAAAAGAAGCGAAATTCTAATTCTCCATTATTGCAAAAACCACTTAAAAGGAAACAagtgaaaatggaaaatatagaaaatattggaaaactgACAGCTGAATTAAAAGCTTTAAGTGAAAAGATGCAAagcatacaaaaaaattatgataatgatattattgagAAAGAGAATGATACAAAATGTGAAATTAGTAGTAAGTTGATGATAGAATTGGATAGTGATAATAGTGATGAAATAAtggttattaataatgataaatcaaaaatgaattctattgttattaatagtaataataagaaCTTTACTAATTATGAAGATTTATTTGATGATTCAATTGATGATTCAATGGTAAAATGTAGtcaagaaattgaagaaaaattgaatttatgtaaaaataaaaaaaatgatataatggaATTATCTATAGTAAGtgagataaaagaattatcttCTACATCTGAAAAgtcttattatttaactacATCTAATACTTCTActgaatattctaaaaattcttcaactAATACAAGTGgtcatttaaaaacatattcgAATAAGTCGAATAGAACAAATTCtagttcaaatatttcaatatcaaatttaaaatttaacaataacaataatataaatatatcacatgAAAatcaaacattgaaaaaaaaacatatgtcAGATTTTCCAGATGATTCTTTTGATGATTGTTTGGCAACCTGTATGGAAGATGATAAATTAGAATCTAAATTGTCAGAATATGATTTTAGCCCATCAAATTCAAGTCATAATACAAGTCTTTCCAAAAGAATACCCAAACTTGTTATTTCTAATGcaataactaataaaaaaatatcaaataattttctttcaacatcaggtataaaagaaaatatcaataataaaagtaagcTTATTACAGATGATTTAGTAGAAGAAGTTGAAACTATAACAGATATAGAAACATTACGAAATTCTTTTCCTAGTAAAAATTCCTTAGAAAACAGGAAATTCTTTAGAACAAAAAGTTTATCAGATCAATGTTTTTATCAATGTAAATATGCTAATACaaataacaaaacaataaatgtattaaaatcaaatgcaGTTACTCAATCAGTAAGTACTAAATTTTCCATTGTAAAAAATCagaattcgtttaaaaataataattttttacaaattaatggCATGGAAAATACACATAGATTTAACAAATTAGACAAGAAAGAAACTGATAATCATATTGTTAAATACAATTCTACTAATAATTTACTTAgcatgaaagaaataaaagaatcccAATCTGTACGATGTACACcagaagaaatagaaagaaaacgatTGGAAGCAAAGATGAAACTTGAAGCAAAACGTAAATTacagcaaaaaaatataaaatcaagtgGTAATTTGTTAGAAAGAAGATCTCCAGGgaagaaatatgtaaaaaggTGA